One Pongo abelii isolate AG06213 chromosome 12, NHGRI_mPonAbe1-v2.0_pri, whole genome shotgun sequence DNA segment encodes these proteins:
- the FAM228A gene encoding protein FAM228A isoform X8, whose amino-acid sequence MAATKTSSYDEHFRPEKLREWPEPESVSLMEVLAREDIDEAVRAILFRENSVVKVTVPPFVDPLFQRQQEVDEEKRTGLQCETGKRCSIKEIKEIEKARLHASSPYFTFTSHHVIPKEWHKASVRARSKTYKYSPEKLICADKKQKRKEKKTTDLSQAAFERQFLSSKLSRKNKVGERKGLVSRGLGRGWHAGLCSSHEQHILVPE is encoded by the exons ATGGCTGCCACCAAAACTTCCAGTTATGATGAACATTTCAGGCCAGAAAAGTTAAGAGAATGGCCGGAGCCCGAGTCCGTTTCTTTAATGGAG GTATTAGCTAGAGAAGACATTGATGAAGCAGTACGTGCCATATTATTTAGAGAAAATTCTGTTGTGAAG GTTACAGTCCCACCATTTGTTGATCCTCTGTTTCAAAGACAGCAAGAGGTGGATGAAGAGAAGAGAACTGGTCTTCAATGTGAGACAG GAAAACGATGttccataaaagaaattaaagaaatagagaagGCCAGGCTGCATGCCAGCTCACCCTACTTCACTTTCACTTCACACCATGTGATTCCAAAAGAGTGGCATAAAGCCTCTGTAAGAGCCAGGAGTAAAACTTACAAATACAG TCCTGAAAAGCTCATCTGTGCagacaagaaacagaaaagaaaagagaaaaagacgaCCGACCTAAGTCAGGCTGCGTTTGAAAGGCAGTTCCTTTCCTCAAAGCTCAGCCGGAAGAACAAAGTGGGTGAAAGGAAGGGTCTGGTGAGCAGAGGCCTGGGGCGGGGCTGGCATGCAGGGCTTTGCAGCTCCCATGAGCAGCACATACTGGTTCCAGAATGA
- the FAM228A gene encoding protein FAM228A isoform X3, with the protein MAATKTSSYDEHFRPEKLREWPEPESVSLMEVLAREDIDEAVRAILFRENSVVKRLDTYFHHLDTFKERRKEMLHKKWVENVAEPLQQRIMEKVISYKELKMKQENVEYYLQHRHKMVTVPPFVDPLFQRQQEVDEEKRTGLQCETGKRCSIKEIKEIEKARLHASSPYFTFTSHHVIPKEWHKASVRARSKTYKYSPEKLICADKKQKRKEKKTTDLSQAAFERQFLSSKLSRKNKVGERKGLERGPDPDLKRGLLDLKQERIHGQSTVQSESKFIEKVKE; encoded by the exons ATGGCTGCCACCAAAACTTCCAGTTATGATGAACATTTCAGGCCAGAAAAGTTAAGAGAATGGCCGGAGCCCGAGTCCGTTTCTTTAATGGAG GTATTAGCTAGAGAAGACATTGATGAAGCAGTACGTGCCATATTATTTAGAGAAAATTCTGTTGTGAAG AGATTGGATACATATTTTCATCATCTGGATACttttaaggaaagaagaaaagagatgttACATAAAAAATGGGTTGAAAATGTTGCAGAGCCTCTTCAGCAGAGAATTATGGAAAAAGTAATTTCATATAAAGAGCTTAAAATGAAACaagagaatgttgaatattatttACAGCACAGACATAAAATG GTTACAGTCCCACCATTTGTTGATCCTCTGTTTCAAAGACAGCAAGAGGTGGATGAAGAGAAGAGAACTGGTCTTCAATGTGAGACAG GAAAACGATGttccataaaagaaattaaagaaatagagaagGCCAGGCTGCATGCCAGCTCACCCTACTTCACTTTCACTTCACACCATGTGATTCCAAAAGAGTGGCATAAAGCCTCTGTAAGAGCCAGGAGTAAAACTTACAAATACAG TCCTGAAAAGCTCATCTGTGCagacaagaaacagaaaagaaaagagaaaaagacgaCCGACCTAAGTCAGGCTGCGTTTGAAAGGCAGTTCCTTTCCTCAAAGCTCAGCCGGAAGAACAAAGTGGGTGAAAGGAAGGGTCTG gaaaggggtcctgatccagacctcAAGAGAGGTTTGTTGGATCTCAAGCAAGAAAGAATTCACGGccagtccacagtgcaaagtgaaagcaagtttattgagaaagtaaaggaataa